A window of Pseudomonas mucidolens contains these coding sequences:
- the mapR gene encoding GntR family transcriptional regulator MpaR (MapR regulates genes involved in Pseudomonas quinolone signal (PQS) production and anthranilate metabolism), giving the protein MKRYEKFAEDIAQLIRSGVLGPGQRVPSVRYASQTYCVSPSTVFQAYYLLERRGLIRARPRSGYFVNAHAPSPFSEPVVSSQVHDSTEVDVSELVFSVLDSIKDPQTVPFGSAFPSPTLFPLQRLARSLARTSRDMDPRMVVTDMSPGNPQLRRQIALRYMVGGLMLPMEELLITNGALEALNLCLQAVTEPGDLVAIEAPAFYACLQVLERLKLKAVEIPVHPRDGIDLKVLAQSLQRYPIKACWCMTSFQNPMGATMPEAKKQALVELLRAHQVPLIEDDVYAELYYGQQAPKPAKAFDTEGLVMHCGSFAKSLAPGYRVGWVAAGRYATKIERLKLMTSLCASMPAQAAIADYLQHGGYDRHLRRLRDALEEQQRSMLAAIARYFPAQTRVSQPAGGYFLWLEPPEPIDSLKLFQMALAQGISIAPGPIFSPTQRFRNCIRLNYGSPWDEASEQAMDTLGRIVRSF; this is encoded by the coding sequence ATGAAACGCTACGAAAAATTTGCCGAAGACATCGCGCAACTGATCCGCTCCGGCGTCCTCGGCCCTGGCCAGCGGGTACCTTCGGTGCGTTATGCCAGCCAGACCTACTGCGTCAGTCCATCCACGGTGTTCCAGGCGTATTACCTGTTGGAGCGGCGTGGACTGATTCGCGCACGGCCGCGTTCGGGCTATTTCGTCAATGCCCATGCGCCGAGCCCGTTTTCCGAGCCGGTGGTGAGTAGCCAGGTGCATGACTCCACTGAAGTCGACGTCAGCGAACTGGTGTTTTCGGTGCTCGATTCGATCAAGGATCCGCAGACCGTACCGTTTGGCTCGGCGTTCCCCAGCCCGACGCTGTTTCCCTTGCAGCGTCTGGCCCGTTCCCTGGCCCGTACGAGTCGGGACATGGACCCGCGCATGGTGGTCACCGACATGTCGCCGGGCAACCCACAACTGAGGCGGCAAATTGCCTTGCGTTATATGGTCGGTGGGCTGATGTTGCCCATGGAAGAACTGCTGATCACCAATGGCGCCCTGGAAGCCCTGAATCTGTGCCTGCAAGCCGTGACTGAGCCGGGTGACCTGGTGGCCATCGAAGCCCCGGCGTTTTATGCCTGCCTGCAAGTGCTGGAGCGCTTGAAACTCAAGGCGGTGGAAATCCCGGTGCATCCCCGGGATGGCATTGACCTCAAGGTACTGGCGCAAAGCCTGCAGCGCTACCCGATCAAGGCCTGCTGGTGCATGACCAGCTTCCAGAATCCCATGGGCGCAACCATGCCCGAAGCCAAGAAGCAAGCGCTGGTAGAGCTGTTACGGGCTCATCAGGTGCCGCTGATCGAAGATGATGTGTATGCCGAGTTGTACTATGGTCAACAAGCGCCCAAGCCGGCCAAGGCCTTTGATACCGAAGGTCTGGTGATGCATTGTGGCTCCTTCGCCAAGAGCCTGGCGCCCGGCTACCGCGTGGGCTGGGTCGCGGCGGGACGCTATGCGACGAAGATCGAACGGCTGAAGTTGATGACCTCGTTATGCGCGTCAATGCCGGCCCAGGCGGCCATTGCCGACTACCTGCAACATGGCGGATACGATCGGCATCTGCGTAGACTGCGCGATGCCCTGGAAGAGCAACAACGCTCGATGCTGGCCGCCATTGCACGTTACTTTCCCGCGCAAACCCGGGTCAGCCAACCCGCCGGCGGGTACTTTTTGTGGCTGGAACCGCCGGAGCCAATCGACTCACTGAAACTCTTCCAGATGGCGCTGGCCCAAGGCATCAGCATCGCACCGGGGCCCATCTTCTCGCCGACCCAAAGGTTCAGGAACTGTATTCGCTTGAACTACGGCAGCCCCTGGGATGAAGCCAGTGAGCAGGCGATGGACACGCTGGGGCGTATCGTGCGGTCGTTCTAA
- a CDS encoding DUF3203 family protein, giving the protein MPVRIEHQTCYFKIDDTGQETSRAASAVTVVTDSEKAMSAVDLDGQRVYITEAEADALTVAGARDGRKHLKATDGDSVI; this is encoded by the coding sequence ATGCCCGTACGCATCGAACATCAGACCTGTTACTTCAAGATCGACGATACCGGCCAGGAAACCAGCCGTGCGGCTAGTGCGGTAACGGTTGTCACTGACAGCGAGAAAGCTATGTCGGCGGTCGACCTCGACGGCCAGCGGGTTTACATCACCGAGGCTGAGGCCGACGCGTTGACAGTTGCCGGTGCGAGGGATGGACGCAAGCACCTGAAAGCCACCGACGGTGATTCGGTGATCTGA
- the treS gene encoding maltose alpha-D-glucosyltransferase, which produces MAKKPKAATFIKDPLWYKDAVIYQVHVKSYFDSNNDGIGDFPGLISKLDYIADLGVNTIWLLPFYPSPRRDDGYDIAEYRGVHSDYGTMADAKRFIAEAHKRGLRVITELVINHTSDQHPWFQRARKAKPGSSARDFYVWSDDDQKYDGTRIIFLDTEKSNWTWDAVAGQYFWHRFYSHQPDLNFDNPQVMKAVLSVMRYWLDMGIDGLRLDAIPYLIERDGTNNENLPETHDVLKQIRAEIDANYPDRMLLAEANQWPEDTQLYFGDKKGDDGDECHMAFHFPLMPRMYMALAQEDRFPITDILRQTPEIPANCQWAIFLRNHDELTLEMVTDKERDYLWNYYAADRRARINLGIRRRLAPLMERDRRRIELLNSLLLSMPGTPTLYYGDEIGMGDNIYLGDRDGVRTPMQWTIDRNGGFSRADPASLVLPPIMDPLYGYQSVNVETQAQDPHSLLNWTRRMLAIRKQSKAFGRGSLKMLSPSNRRILAYTREYTGADGKQEIILCVANVSRTAQAAELDLSAFAGMVPVEMLGGNAFPPIGQLNFLLTLAPYGFYWFVLATENQMPSWHVEPAQSIPDFTTLVLKKRLEELLEAPSRTTLEQTSLPQWLPKRRWFAGKDSPIDTVHIAYGVRFGDPQHPVLFSEIEVSSGGQVSRYQLPFGLLGEDQFTSALPQQLALARVRRVRQVGLITDAFSLDSFVRAVIQAMQANTVLHASDGEIRFEPTAQLAQRLPAEELEVRYLAAEQSNSSVVVGESLVLKLIRKISSGVHPELEMSAYLTAAGYAHISPLLGSVIRRDAEGQDNLLMIAQGYLSNQGDAWAWTQNNLERAIRDELAEAISEQEQHYNALGELQDFAAMLGQRLGEMHQVLAAPTDDPDFAPEVTSVKDSQALAKQVGTQLDQALRLLKQHQSELNPADQVLVSDLLAQKKSIASHVQALAKATIGGWRIRVHGDLHLGQVLVVKGDAYLIDFEGEPARPLHERRGKHSPYKDVTGVLRSFDYAAALALNVQGQGLDHSPETDAARQRVADRYVTEARQAFIQAYQEATATLAHDWQDAKGADAALALFSLEKAAYEVAYEAENRPAWLPVPLQGLHGLLGGLKALPKTARRGKTS; this is translated from the coding sequence ATGGCGAAGAAGCCCAAGGCTGCCACTTTTATCAAAGACCCGCTCTGGTACAAGGACGCGGTGATCTACCAAGTTCATGTCAAATCCTATTTCGACTCCAACAACGACGGCATCGGTGACTTCCCCGGGCTGATCAGCAAACTCGATTACATTGCCGACCTCGGGGTGAACACCATCTGGTTGCTGCCGTTCTATCCCTCACCACGGCGCGACGATGGCTACGACATTGCCGAATACCGTGGCGTACACAGCGATTACGGGACGATGGCCGATGCCAAGCGTTTTATCGCCGAGGCGCATAAACGCGGATTGCGGGTCATCACCGAGCTGGTGATCAATCACACCTCCGACCAGCATCCTTGGTTCCAGCGCGCCCGCAAAGCCAAGCCCGGTTCCAGTGCGCGGGATTTCTACGTGTGGTCCGACGACGACCAGAAATACGACGGAACCCGGATCATCTTTCTCGACACGGAAAAATCCAACTGGACCTGGGATGCGGTGGCCGGCCAATACTTCTGGCACCGTTTCTATTCCCACCAGCCGGACCTGAACTTCGACAACCCGCAAGTGATGAAAGCCGTGTTGTCGGTAATGCGCTATTGGTTGGACATGGGCATCGACGGCCTGCGCCTGGACGCTATCCCGTACTTGATCGAACGCGATGGCACCAACAACGAAAACCTGCCGGAAACCCACGACGTCCTCAAGCAAATCCGCGCCGAGATCGACGCCAACTATCCGGACCGCATGTTGCTGGCCGAAGCCAATCAGTGGCCGGAAGACACGCAATTGTATTTTGGAGACAAAAAGGGCGATGACGGCGACGAATGCCACATGGCCTTCCACTTCCCGCTGATGCCGCGCATGTACATGGCCCTGGCCCAGGAAGACCGCTTCCCGATCACCGACATCCTGCGCCAGACCCCGGAAATCCCGGCTAACTGCCAATGGGCGATCTTCCTGCGCAACCACGATGAGTTGACCCTGGAGATGGTCACCGACAAGGAACGTGACTATCTGTGGAACTACTACGCCGCCGACCGCCGCGCACGCATTAACCTGGGTATCCGCCGGCGTCTGGCGCCGTTGATGGAACGCGACCGTCGCCGTATCGAACTGCTCAATAGCCTGCTGCTGTCGATGCCGGGCACGCCGACCTTATACTACGGCGACGAAATCGGCATGGGTGACAACATTTATCTCGGCGACCGCGACGGCGTGCGGACACCGATGCAGTGGACGATTGACCGCAACGGCGGGTTCTCGCGCGCTGACCCGGCCAGCCTGGTACTGCCGCCGATCATGGACCCACTCTACGGCTACCAGTCGGTCAATGTCGAAACTCAGGCCCAGGACCCGCACTCGCTGCTGAACTGGACGCGGCGCATGTTGGCGATCCGCAAGCAATCCAAGGCCTTCGGGCGCGGCAGCCTGAAAATGCTGTCGCCGAGCAATCGGCGGATTCTGGCGTATACCCGTGAGTACACCGGCGCCGATGGCAAACAGGAAATCATCCTCTGCGTAGCCAACGTCTCGCGTACCGCCCAGGCGGCCGAGCTGGACCTGTCAGCGTTTGCCGGCATGGTTCCGGTGGAAATGCTCGGCGGCAATGCCTTCCCGCCCATCGGCCAGCTGAATTTCCTGCTGACGCTGGCGCCTTACGGCTTCTATTGGTTCGTGCTGGCCACGGAAAACCAGATGCCGAGCTGGCACGTGGAGCCTGCGCAGAGCATTCCGGACTTCACCACACTGGTCCTGAAAAAGCGCCTCGAAGAATTGCTCGAAGCGCCAAGCCGTACGACGCTGGAGCAGACTTCGTTGCCGCAATGGCTGCCCAAGCGCCGCTGGTTTGCCGGCAAGGATTCGCCGATCGACACTGTGCACATCGCGTATGGCGTGCGCTTTGGCGATCCGCAGCATCCGGTGCTGTTCAGTGAAATCGAGGTCAGCAGCGGCGGGCAAGTGAGCCGCTATCAACTGCCGTTCGGTTTGCTCGGTGAAGACCAATTCACCAGTGCCCTGCCTCAACAATTGGCCTTGGCGCGGGTGCGACGCGTACGGCAGGTCGGGTTGATCACCGACGCCTTCAGCCTCGATAGCTTTGTGCGTGCGGTCATCCAGGCGATGCAGGCCAATACCGTGCTCCACGCCAGCGACGGCGAGATCCGCTTCGAACCCACCGCGCAACTGGCCCAGCGGCTACCGGCCGAGGAGTTGGAGGTACGTTACCTGGCGGCGGAGCAGTCCAACAGTTCGGTGGTGGTCGGCGAAAGCCTGGTGCTCAAGCTGATCCGCAAAATCAGCTCGGGCGTGCACCCGGAACTGGAAATGAGCGCTTACCTGACCGCAGCCGGCTACGCACATATTTCGCCGCTGCTGGGCTCGGTGATTCGCCGGGATGCCGAAGGACAGGACAACTTGCTGATGATTGCCCAGGGCTACCTGAGCAATCAGGGCGACGCGTGGGCCTGGACCCAGAACAACCTGGAACGGGCGATCCGCGACGAACTGGCGGAAGCGATTTCCGAACAGGAACAACACTACAACGCCCTCGGCGAACTGCAGGATTTTGCTGCGATGTTGGGGCAACGCCTGGGCGAAATGCACCAAGTGCTGGCCGCGCCTACCGACGACCCGGACTTCGCGCCAGAGGTAACGTCGGTCAAGGATAGTCAAGCCCTGGCCAAGCAGGTCGGGACTCAGTTGGACCAGGCCCTGCGCTTGCTCAAGCAGCATCAGAGTGAGTTGAACCCGGCGGACCAAGTGTTGGTCAGTGATTTGCTGGCGCAGAAAAAATCCATCGCCAGCCACGTCCAGGCGCTGGCCAAGGCTACCATCGGCGGCTGGCGGATTCGCGTGCACGGTGATTTGCACCTGGGCCAGGTCCTGGTGGTCAAGGGCGATGCTTATCTGATCGACTTTGAAGGCGAACCCGCGCGTCCGTTACACGAACGCCGTGGCAAACACAGTCCGTATAAAGACGTGACGGGCGTGCTGCGTTCGTTCGATTACGCCGCGGCCCTGGCGTTGAATGTGCAGGGGCAAGGGCTGGATCACTCGCCCGAAACCGATGCCGCGCGGCAACGGGTAGCGGACCGCTACGTGACTGAAGCGCGCCAGGCATTTATCCAGGCGTATCAAGAGGCTACGGCTACACTGGCGCATGATTGGCAAGATGCGAAGGGGGCTGACGCAGCACTCGCGTTGTTCAGCCTGGAGAAGGCTGCCTACGAGGTGGCCTATGAAGCGGAGAATCGTCCTGCCTGGCTGCCGGTGCCCTTGCAGGGTTTGCACGGGTTGCTTGGCGGCTTGAAAGCACTACCTAAAACGGCACGCAGAGGGAAAACGTCATGA
- a CDS encoding SDR family oxidoreductase has translation MDKVVIITGGSRGIGAATALLAARQGYRICINFQSDEDAALQVLEHVRALGAQAIAVRADVSIEDEVISLFQRVDSELGRVTALVNNAGTVGHKSRVDEMSESRILKIIRTNVLGPILCAKHAVLRMSPRHGGQGGSIVNVSSVAARLGSPGEYVDYAASKGALDTFTIGLSKEVAGEGIRVNAVRPGYIFTDFHALSGDPERVSKLESGIPMARGGRPDEVAEAIIWLLSDKASYSTGTFVDLGGGR, from the coding sequence ATGGACAAAGTCGTCATCATCACCGGCGGTAGTCGTGGGATCGGCGCCGCCACTGCGTTGTTGGCGGCTCGCCAGGGTTATCGCATCTGTATCAATTTCCAGTCTGACGAAGACGCCGCGCTCCAGGTACTGGAACACGTGCGTGCGCTTGGCGCACAAGCCATCGCGGTGCGTGCCGATGTCAGCATCGAAGATGAAGTGATCAGCCTGTTCCAGCGTGTCGATAGCGAATTGGGCCGAGTCACGGCGCTGGTAAACAATGCGGGCACCGTCGGCCATAAGTCGCGGGTCGATGAAATGTCCGAGTCGCGCATTCTGAAGATCATCAGAACCAACGTCCTCGGCCCGATTCTCTGTGCCAAGCACGCCGTCCTGCGCATGTCGCCCAGGCATGGCGGACAAGGCGGCAGCATCGTCAATGTCTCGTCGGTGGCGGCGCGTCTCGGTTCACCGGGTGAATACGTCGACTATGCAGCGTCCAAAGGCGCGCTGGACACCTTTACCATCGGGCTGTCGAAAGAGGTGGCCGGCGAGGGCATTCGTGTGAACGCAGTGCGCCCTGGCTATATATTCACTGACTTTCACGCCTTGAGCGGCGACCCGGAGCGGGTCAGCAAGCTGGAGTCAGGCATTCCCATGGCGCGGGGAGGGCGCCCGGATGAAGTGGCCGAGGCGATTATCTGGTTGTTGTCGGACAAGGCATCCTATTCCACCGGGACCTTTGTCGATCTGGGCGGCGGTCGCTGA
- a CDS encoding MgtC/SapB family protein, translated as MDAWWHEVWLTLQTEFSDIGNAQHVTQITLRLLIAALLGGVLGFEREHKGKAAGVRTHMLVAMGAALFVLVPQMSGAEEDAMSRVVQGVIAGIGFLGAGTILKGRSEEHEQDVKGLTTAAGLWMTAAIGIAAGLGKESTAVLSTVLALVVFSVMPRIVGIFEKP; from the coding sequence ATGGACGCCTGGTGGCATGAAGTCTGGCTAACCCTGCAAACCGAATTCAGCGATATCGGCAATGCGCAACACGTGACGCAAATTACCCTGCGCCTGCTGATCGCGGCCCTGCTCGGCGGCGTTCTGGGCTTTGAGCGCGAACACAAAGGCAAAGCCGCCGGGGTACGTACGCATATGTTAGTGGCGATGGGCGCGGCGTTGTTCGTGCTGGTGCCACAGATGTCCGGCGCCGAGGAAGACGCGATGAGCCGCGTGGTGCAGGGCGTGATTGCCGGGATCGGCTTTCTGGGAGCCGGGACCATTCTCAAGGGCCGGTCAGAAGAGCATGAACAGGACGTAAAAGGGCTGACCACCGCTGCCGGATTATGGATGACTGCCGCCATCGGAATAGCGGCGGGACTCGGCAAGGAATCGACAGCCGTGCTGAGCACGGTACTCGCCTTGGTGGTGTTCAGCGTAATGCCGAGGATCGTAGGGATTTTCGAAAAGCCCTGA
- a CDS encoding alpha-1,4-glucan--maltose-1-phosphate maltosyltransferase: MTAELLQQALTKQNDSTSPLPLSQALLLPRIAIEDTTPVIDGGDFAVKAVEGERIHVTSNVFADGHDRLAVRIRWRSAREEHWHSVTMTELGNNAWDGSFTVQAQGPHHYCIEAWIDQFASFCYELGKKHTAGVPVSLELQEGRNQVLHAAERNEGELHQRLIQLHQELSGLLETEQVARFLHEDSAELMAQADLRPYLSTSPIYPIDVERRQALFASWYELFPRSITDDPARHGTFNDVHSRLPMIRDMGFDVLYFPPIHPIGRSHRKGKNNSLTAGPDDPGSPYAIGSEEGGHEAIHAQLGSREDFRRLVAAAAEHGLEIALDFAIQCSQDHPWLKQHPGWFNWRPDGTIKYAENPPKKYQDIVNVDFYAADAIPGLWMELRDIVVGWVQEGVKTFRVDNPHTKPLPFWQWLISDVRAEHPEVIFLAEAFTTPAMMARLGKVGYSQSYTYFTWRNTKAELSEYFTQLNQSPWRECYRPNFFVNTPDINPGFLHQCGRAGFLIRAALATMGSGLWGMYSGFELCESAAVPGKEEYLDSEKYEIRPRDFSIPGNIIAQIAQLNRIRRQNPALQTHLGLTFYNAWNDNIVYFGKRSEDGSNFVLVAVSLDPFNAQEAHFELPLWELGLPDDAQTQGEDLMNGHRWTWHGKTQFMRIEPWNQPFGIWRITVS, encoded by the coding sequence ATGACTGCTGAATTACTGCAACAGGCACTAACCAAACAGAACGATTCAACTTCACCCTTGCCGCTATCGCAGGCGTTGTTGCTGCCCAGGATCGCCATTGAGGACACCACGCCCGTGATTGACGGCGGTGACTTCGCGGTGAAGGCGGTGGAAGGCGAGCGCATTCATGTCACCAGTAACGTCTTCGCCGACGGTCACGACCGACTGGCGGTACGCATCCGCTGGCGCTCCGCCCGCGAAGAACACTGGCACAGCGTGACCATGACTGAATTGGGCAACAACGCCTGGGACGGCAGCTTTACCGTGCAGGCACAAGGTCCTCATCATTATTGCATCGAGGCGTGGATCGATCAGTTCGCCAGCTTCTGCTACGAATTGGGCAAAAAACACACGGCCGGCGTGCCGGTCAGCCTGGAACTGCAGGAAGGCCGCAATCAGGTGCTGCACGCGGCCGAACGCAACGAGGGCGAGCTGCATCAGCGCTTGATACAGTTGCACCAGGAACTCTCGGGGTTGCTGGAGACCGAGCAGGTCGCACGTTTCCTGCACGAAGACAGTGCAGAGCTGATGGCCCAGGCCGACTTGCGCCCCTATCTGAGCACCAGCCCGATTTACCCGATTGATGTGGAACGCCGACAAGCGCTGTTTGCCAGCTGGTACGAGCTGTTTCCCCGCTCGATCACCGATGATCCTGCACGCCACGGCACATTTAACGATGTGCACTCGCGTCTGCCGATGATCCGTGACATGGGCTTCGATGTGCTGTACTTCCCGCCGATCCACCCCATCGGCCGCAGCCACCGCAAGGGCAAGAACAACTCCCTGACCGCCGGTCCCGATGATCCGGGCAGCCCGTACGCGATTGGCAGCGAGGAGGGCGGCCACGAAGCGATTCACGCGCAACTGGGCAGCCGTGAGGACTTCCGGCGCCTGGTTGCCGCCGCCGCGGAGCATGGCCTGGAAATCGCCCTGGACTTTGCGATCCAATGCTCCCAGGACCATCCGTGGCTCAAACAACATCCTGGCTGGTTCAACTGGCGTCCCGACGGCACGATCAAATACGCCGAGAACCCGCCGAAGAAATACCAGGACATTGTCAACGTCGACTTCTACGCCGCCGATGCGATCCCGGGGCTGTGGATGGAACTGCGGGACATCGTCGTGGGCTGGGTGCAGGAGGGCGTCAAGACGTTCCGCGTCGACAATCCCCACACCAAACCGCTGCCGTTCTGGCAATGGTTGATCAGTGATGTGCGAGCCGAACACCCTGAAGTGATCTTCCTGGCCGAAGCCTTTACCACGCCGGCGATGATGGCGCGCCTGGGTAAGGTCGGTTACTCCCAGAGCTATACCTATTTCACTTGGCGCAATACCAAAGCCGAGTTGAGTGAATACTTCACACAGTTGAACCAGTCGCCATGGCGCGAATGTTATCGACCGAATTTTTTCGTCAATACGCCCGACATCAACCCGGGGTTTCTGCACCAGTGCGGACGCGCCGGCTTTCTGATTCGAGCCGCACTGGCGACCATGGGGTCGGGGCTGTGGGGCATGTACTCGGGCTTTGAATTGTGCGAGTCGGCAGCGGTTCCGGGCAAGGAAGAGTACCTGGACTCGGAAAAGTACGAGATCCGCCCACGGGATTTCAGCATCCCCGGCAACATCATTGCGCAAATCGCTCAACTCAACCGCATTCGCCGGCAAAACCCTGCACTGCAGACGCACCTGGGGCTCACGTTCTACAACGCCTGGAACGACAACATTGTGTATTTCGGCAAGCGCAGCGAGGACGGCAGCAACTTCGTTCTCGTCGCCGTGAGCCTTGATCCGTTCAATGCCCAGGAAGCCCACTTTGAACTGCCGCTGTGGGAGCTGGGCCTGCCGGACGACGCCCAGACCCAGGGCGAAGACTTGATGAACGGCCACCGCTGGACGTGGCATGGCAAAACACAGTTCATGCGTATCGAACCCTGGAACCAGCCATTCGGAATCTGGCGGATCACGGTGTCCTGA
- the ccoG gene encoding cytochrome c oxidase accessory protein CcoG, protein MSDRIPVQLVETFAPAHPQKMKAKSTDSLIHTRSFTGLFRTLRVSGAGFLFLAFFGTVWLNWGDRQAVLWDLAESKFHIFGATFWPQDFILLSALLIICAFGLFAITVFAGRVWCGYTCPQSSFTWLFMWCEKVTEGERNQRIKLQAAPWNLNKLFRRSAKHTLWLVISVLTGLTFVGYFTPIRPLTEALLSWQIGGASLFWVLFFSGATYLNAGWLREAVCMHMCPYARFQSVMFDRDTLTISYDAARGERRGPRKRDVKAADAGLGDCIDCYLCVQVCPTGIDIRDGLQMECIGCAACIDACDSIMDKMGYPRGLVSYTSEHQLQGGKTHLLRPRLIGYSAVLLVMIGALVAALVERPMVSLDVTKDRGMFRENSDGLIENIYSLKVINKTQQRQDYRLELVDADGFQLQGKTRISLAPGEITDVPVSVAMTADKPSSSSQTISFKVTDEDQPAIHTVANSRFVAPLNR, encoded by the coding sequence ATGAGCGATAGAATCCCCGTCCAGTTAGTAGAGACATTTGCGCCTGCCCATCCACAGAAGATGAAGGCCAAATCCACCGACAGCCTGATCCACACCCGCAGTTTCACGGGTCTGTTTCGCACCTTGCGCGTGAGCGGCGCGGGCTTTCTGTTCCTCGCCTTCTTCGGTACCGTATGGCTGAACTGGGGCGACCGCCAGGCGGTGTTATGGGACCTCGCTGAAAGCAAATTTCATATTTTTGGCGCGACCTTCTGGCCTCAGGATTTCATTTTGTTGTCGGCGCTGCTGATCATCTGTGCCTTTGGCCTGTTTGCGATCACGGTCTTTGCTGGCCGGGTGTGGTGCGGCTATACGTGCCCACAAAGCTCGTTTACCTGGCTGTTCATGTGGTGCGAGAAAGTCACTGAAGGCGAACGCAACCAGCGGATCAAGCTGCAGGCTGCGCCGTGGAACCTGAACAAGCTGTTCCGGCGTTCGGCCAAACATACGCTTTGGCTGGTCATCAGCGTGCTTACCGGGCTGACATTTGTCGGCTACTTCACGCCGATCCGGCCCCTGACCGAAGCATTGCTGAGCTGGCAAATCGGCGGTGCCAGCCTGTTCTGGGTGCTGTTTTTCAGCGGTGCCACCTACCTCAACGCCGGCTGGCTGCGCGAAGCGGTGTGCATGCACATGTGCCCGTATGCGCGGTTCCAGAGCGTGATGTTCGACAGGGACACCCTGACCATTTCCTACGACGCCGCCCGTGGCGAACGCCGTGGCCCGCGTAAACGCGACGTGAAGGCGGCCGATGCAGGCCTCGGTGACTGCATTGACTGCTACCTCTGCGTGCAGGTCTGCCCGACCGGCATCGACATTCGCGATGGCCTGCAGATGGAGTGCATCGGCTGCGCGGCCTGTATCGATGCCTGTGATTCAATCATGGACAAAATGGGCTACCCGCGCGGCCTGGTCAGCTACACCTCTGAACATCAACTGCAAGGTGGCAAGACTCATCTGCTACGGCCGCGACTGATCGGCTACAGTGCGGTGCTGCTGGTGATGATCGGCGCGTTGGTGGCGGCGCTGGTCGAACGTCCGATGGTTTCTCTGGACGTGACCAAGGATCGCGGGATGTTTCGCGAGAACAGCGACGGCTTGATCGAGAACATCTATAGCCTCAAGGTCATCAACAAAACCCAGCAGCGCCAGGATTATCGTCTGGAGCTGGTAGACGCCGATGGATTCCAGTTGCAAGGCAAGACCCGGATCAGCTTGGCGCCCGGCGAGATAACCGATGTACCCGTGTCGGTCGCGATGACAGCCGACAAACCGTCGAGCAGCTCGCAAACCATCAGTTTCAAGGTGACTGACGAAGATCAACCGGCTATCCACACCGTCGCCAACAGCCGCTTTGTAGCACCGCTGAATCGCTGA